A stretch of DNA from Lotus japonicus ecotype B-129 chromosome 4, LjGifu_v1.2:
aagagagaaagtatgTGTAGATATGGATGATCGGCTGGAAGACATGATACATGATATTGGAGAAGAATCATTTAAGAGAGCGCATGTGTATGATACTTTATGTAAAGACAAGGAAGAACCTTTGTACCCGGGATGCACAAACTTTACACGGTTGTCAGCTGTGTTAagattgtttaatttgaaggCGAAAAATGGATGGAGTGATAAAAGTTTCACTGATTTGCTTGGATTGTTGAAAGAAATGCTTCCAGAAGGTAACACAATGCCGAATCGTCATTATGAAGCCAAGAAAGTATTGTGTCCGATGGGCATGGAGTATGAAAAAATACATGCATGCCCTAATGATTGCATCTTATACAgaaaagagtttgaaaactATGATCATTGTCCGAAGTGCAAGGCGTCACGCTACAAAAAGAAAGATGGTGATTCCAGTGATGATGTGAGCACAAAGGGTCCTCCTGCAAAAGTGTTATGGTACCTACCAATAATTTCAAGGTTCAAGAGATTGTTCTCTAATGCAAATGACGCAAAGAACCTTAGATGGCATGCAGAAGAGAGAAATGAAGATGGAAAAATTCGCCATGTAGCTGATTCTTTGCAATGgaagaaaattgatttgaagTTTCAAAGTTTTGGAAAAGAGTCGAGAAACCTTAGACTTGGACTTGCTACCGATGGAATGAATCCGTATGGTAGTCTAAGTTGTAACCATAGTTCATGGCCTGTTCTCTTGATAATTTACAACCTATCTCCTTTGTTGTGCATGAAGCGTAAATATATGATGTTATCTATGATGATTCCGGGCCCAAAACAACCAGGAAACGACATAGATGTTTATCTAAGTccattgattgatgatttaaGATTGTTGTGGGAGCAAGGAGTTGATGTTCTTGATGCGTATTCTGGTGAGCATTTCAATATGCGTGCCATGTTGTTTTGGACCATCAATGACTTTCCGGCATACGGTAATTTGTCTGGTTACAGCGTTAAAGGGCATAAAGCGTGTCCTATATGTGAGAAAGATACAAGTTACCATCAGCTTAATCATGGAAGGAAGACCGTTTATCTTGGGCATCGGAAATTTGTAGACCG
This window harbors:
- the LOC130712332 gene encoding uncharacterized protein LOC130712332; this translates as MDRSWMRANRLSDEFDNGVVEFLEFAEKNLPNNKGLFPCPCVSCGNRDPKLTKDEIRDHLAWRGICQNYTQWIWHGEVVMPSVSQREKVCVDMDDRLEDMIHDIGEESFKRAHVYDTLCKDKEEPLYPGCTNFTRLSAVLRLFNLKAKNGWSDKSFTDLLGLLKEMLPEGNTMPNRHYEAKKVLCPMGMEYEKIHACPNDCILYRKEFENYDHCPKCKASRYKKKDGDSSDDVSTKGPPAKVLWYLPIISRFKRLFSNANDAKNLRWHAEERNEDGKIRHVADSLQWKKIDLKFQSFGKESRNLRLGLATDGMNPYGSLSCNHSSWPVLLIIYNLSPLLCMKRKYMMLSMMIPGPKQPGNDIDVYLSPLIDDLRLLWEQGVDVLDAYSGEHFNMRAMLFWTINDFPAYGNLSGYSVKGHKACPICEKDTSYHQLNHGRKTVYLGHRKFVDRHHPYRKLKKAFNGKSEYGVAPKPLTGEEVYQRQQHVKVIFGKKQKKPAEKNVWKKRSVFFDLPYWSSLDVRHCIDLMHVEKNVCESLIGTLLHINGKTKDGLSARLDLAEMGIRQQLTPQQIGNKTYLPPACHTLSKKEKTSFCECLQGIKVPQGYSSNIKRLVSMKDLKLIGLKSHDFHVLMQQLLPVAMRGILPIKVKKTITRLCLFFNAICSKVIDPLKLD